A single window of Methylobacterium nodulans ORS 2060 DNA harbors:
- a CDS encoding heavy-metal-associated domain-containing protein, producing the protein MAHQGQGPAGDRVELLMQVEGMTCAGCVEAVTRAIRRLDPEAAVAVDLGQGRVSVTTDAQAIDVAQVLQRAGYEARAMTG; encoded by the coding sequence ATGGCGCATCAGGGGCAGGGTCCCGCCGGGGATCGCGTGGAGCTGCTGATGCAGGTCGAGGGCATGACCTGCGCCGGCTGCGTCGAGGCCGTCACCCGCGCGATCCGCCGCCTCGACCCGGAGGCGGCCGTCGCCGTCGATCTCGGGCAGGGCCGGGTCTCCGTCACCACCGACGCGCAGGCCATCGACGTCGCGCAGGTGCTCCAGCGGGCGGGCTACGAGGCGCGCGCCATGACGGGCTGA
- a CDS encoding DUF1214 domain-containing protein, whose protein sequence is MLSERLARAPADWTARTAPLHPAFRRARVALRRSRLNPRRAGIVGLVVYALALGLGLGLASANWATRGRYPFGGVGLNAWTAWPRIGSREADPYARAIHARTGEIPIALGEGLLLTALVDDAGQRLSPACTYRIAGATPPARAWTLTAERRRPDAPPASDGPPPRRGFTSTEVLRDQAGRFAIILSPSVQPGNWLPVPGGEGALRLVLRLYDTPVAASTGVLEREGVPTITRVACDG, encoded by the coding sequence ATGCTGTCCGAGAGACTCGCCCGGGCGCCGGCGGACTGGACCGCCCGCACCGCCCCCCTTCACCCCGCATTCCGCCGGGCGCGGGTCGCCTTGCGGCGCTCGCGCCTCAACCCGCGCCGGGCCGGCATCGTGGGGCTCGTGGTCTACGCGCTCGCGCTCGGCCTCGGCCTCGGCCTCGCCTCCGCCAACTGGGCGACGCGCGGGCGCTATCCCTTCGGCGGCGTCGGCCTGAATGCCTGGACGGCATGGCCGCGCATCGGCTCGCGGGAGGCCGACCCTTACGCCCGCGCGATCCACGCCCGCACCGGCGAGATCCCGATCGCTCTGGGCGAGGGCCTGCTGCTCACCGCGCTCGTCGACGATGCCGGGCAGCGCCTCTCGCCGGCCTGCACCTACCGGATTGCCGGGGCGACGCCCCCGGCCCGGGCCTGGACGCTCACCGCCGAGCGGCGCCGGCCCGACGCGCCGCCCGCTTCCGACGGCCCGCCGCCGCGCCGCGGCTTCACCTCGACGGAGGTGCTGCGCGATCAGGCCGGGCGCTTCGCGATCATCCTCAGCCCCTCGGTCCAGCCGGGCAACTGGCTGCCGGTGCCGGGCGGGGAGGGGGCTCTGCGCCTCGTGCTGCGCCTCTACGACACGCCGGTTGCGGCGAGCACCGGGGTGCTCGAGCGCGAGGGCGTCCCCACCATCACGCGCGTGGCTTGCGACGGATGA
- a CDS encoding PAS domain-containing sensor histidine kinase, whose product MRINKAFATLIDARLAGLVHDSVSEESGERRRHERFLISRLATGAVTMAMLPPYLLWRGVPSLIEAAVVACLLLPVVAAFALVRTGRLTMAHSLSSAAHTGLVVCLAHLSGGPTSAASLWLVMIPIEALMAGTHRAAIQAAGFAAAGAVAIAVMEPASEPALGWSAAVAMPIFAITAICHVLSLAIEYRRREGSWSDRLRAASARNALLLDVVDDLVTWHDRNGGVLQASRGAIRLAGASPQSLLGRGLLGRVHVSDRPAFLKAISDAASLDGPVTVQFRLHADLPASGEPGRVIWAEMRAHRVPAGAGAVPGQAAVVAVTRDVSEHHRHAAELDRARAEAERADAVKSRFLAVVSHELRTPLNAIIGFSEMLSAEAGLTLPVERQREYAVIIQSSGRHLLEVVNALLDLTRIQSGSFDFAPEPFDIRAVVNGCCDLMQLRADQVGVELLRDVPRDLPELTADPRACRQMLINLLSNAVKFTPRGGRVTVSVRQAYDRIELSVTDTGIGIAEADLPRLGDPFFQAGDAAAYARMHEGTGLGLSVVRGLVGLHDGEMTLESSVARGTRVVVALPLDCRGGPRPGLPVPIRTAPLAEPAALPLLRAG is encoded by the coding sequence GTGCGTATCAACAAGGCCTTTGCGACCCTGATCGACGCCCGCCTCGCGGGTCTCGTGCACGACTCGGTCTCGGAGGAGTCGGGTGAGCGGAGACGCCACGAGCGGTTCCTGATCTCCCGGCTCGCCACGGGCGCCGTCACCATGGCGATGCTGCCCCCCTACCTGCTCTGGCGGGGAGTCCCGTCGCTGATCGAGGCGGCGGTGGTGGCCTGCCTGCTGCTGCCGGTCGTCGCTGCCTTCGCGCTGGTGCGGACGGGACGCCTGACGATGGCGCACAGCCTGTCCTCGGCGGCCCATACGGGCCTCGTGGTCTGCCTTGCCCATCTCTCGGGCGGCCCGACCTCGGCGGCGAGCCTATGGCTCGTGATGATCCCCATCGAGGCCCTGATGGCGGGCACGCACCGGGCCGCCATCCAGGCCGCCGGGTTCGCGGCGGCCGGGGCCGTGGCGATCGCCGTCATGGAGCCGGCGAGCGAGCCGGCGCTCGGCTGGTCCGCCGCCGTGGCGATGCCGATCTTCGCGATCACGGCGATCTGCCACGTGCTCTCGCTCGCGATCGAATACCGGCGGCGCGAGGGCAGCTGGAGCGACCGTCTGCGCGCGGCCTCCGCCCGCAACGCCCTGCTCCTCGACGTCGTCGACGACCTCGTGACCTGGCACGACCGCAACGGCGGGGTCCTGCAGGCGAGCCGCGGCGCGATCCGGCTCGCGGGCGCGAGCCCGCAATCGCTCCTCGGTCGCGGCCTGCTCGGACGGGTCCACGTCTCGGACCGGCCCGCTTTCCTGAAGGCGATCAGCGATGCGGCGAGCCTCGACGGGCCGGTGACGGTTCAGTTCCGCCTGCATGCGGACCTTCCGGCCTCCGGCGAGCCGGGCCGGGTGATCTGGGCCGAAATGCGCGCCCACCGGGTGCCGGCCGGCGCGGGCGCCGTGCCGGGCCAGGCTGCCGTGGTGGCGGTGACGCGCGACGTGTCCGAGCACCATCGCCATGCCGCGGAACTCGACCGGGCGCGAGCGGAGGCGGAGCGCGCCGATGCGGTGAAGAGCCGCTTCCTCGCGGTGGTGAGCCATGAGCTGCGCACGCCGCTCAACGCGATCATCGGATTCTCGGAGATGCTCTCGGCCGAGGCCGGCCTCACCTTGCCGGTGGAGCGTCAGCGTGAATACGCGGTCATCATCCAGAGCTCGGGGCGGCACCTGCTCGAGGTGGTCAACGCCCTCCTCGACCTGACGAGGATCCAGAGCGGCAGCTTCGACTTCGCCCCGGAGCCCTTCGACATCCGCGCCGTGGTGAACGGCTGCTGCGACCTGATGCAGCTGCGCGCCGACCAGGTCGGGGTCGAGCTCCTGCGCGACGTGCCCCGCGACCTGCCGGAGCTGACCGCGGATCCGCGCGCCTGCCGCCAGATGCTGATCAACCTGCTGTCGAACGCCGTGAAGTTCACCCCGCGCGGCGGGCGCGTCACGGTCTCGGTGCGGCAGGCCTACGACCGGATCGAGCTGTCCGTCACCGATACGGGCATCGGCATCGCGGAGGCGGACCTGCCGCGACTCGGCGATCCCTTCTTCCAGGCGGGCGACGCGGCGGCCTATGCGCGGATGCACGAGGGCACCGGGCTCGGGCTCTCGGTGGTGCGCGGCCTCGTGGGCCTGCACGACGGCGAGATGACGCTGGAGAGCTCGGTCGCCCGCGGCACCCGCGTGGTGGTCGCGCTGCCCCTCGACTGCCGCGGCGGCCCGCGGCCGGGCCTGCCGGTCCCGATCCGCACCGCCCCGCTCGCCGAGCCGGCCGCCCTGCCGCTGCTGCGCGCCGGTTAG
- a CDS encoding DUF1254 domain-containing protein, protein MTQGGRFLLATLCGLVLAGIVHIAVVMAIPYLSANDALSRARATLSNDTSVLIHAAETGGPPEAAEGWLPSQDPAVAVGICAYDLDDGPVRISAETGPLLESISVHGRGGAFYAVTDQAAVKGNIELVIMTRRQFDEALANADEDERNRDVRIVAPGREGFVVVRVLAALPSQQALANAAARSVSCTIDGPDE, encoded by the coding sequence ATGACACAGGGCGGCCGCTTCCTCCTCGCCACGCTCTGCGGCCTCGTGCTGGCGGGCATCGTCCACATCGCCGTGGTGATGGCGATCCCCTACCTGTCGGCCAACGATGCGCTCTCGCGCGCCCGGGCGACGCTCAGCAACGACACCTCCGTGCTGATCCATGCGGCCGAGACGGGAGGCCCCCCCGAGGCCGCGGAGGGCTGGCTGCCGTCGCAGGACCCGGCGGTGGCGGTGGGCATCTGCGCCTACGACCTCGACGACGGTCCCGTGCGGATCTCGGCCGAGACCGGTCCGCTCCTCGAATCGATCTCGGTGCATGGGCGCGGCGGCGCCTTCTACGCGGTGACCGATCAGGCAGCGGTGAAGGGCAACATCGAACTCGTCATCATGACCCGGCGCCAGTTCGACGAGGCGCTCGCCAACGCGGACGAGGACGAGCGCAACCGCGACGTCAGGATCGTCGCGCCGGGCCGCGAGGGCTTCGTGGTGGTGCGGGTTCTGGCCGCCCTGCCGAGTCAGCAGGCGCTCGCCAACGCGGCTGCCCGCTCGGTCTCCTGCACCATCGACGGGCCGGACGAGTAG
- a CDS encoding transglycosylase domain-containing protein translates to MPLNWLSSLWARLGRGALGFDAWLNASLYDGGRGLGESYERFSEAMRRRFTVRGVKRVVLDLASEGVTLALGGAFVMVTLAQPAFNQTSENWLKTQDLAVTFLDRYGTEVGRRGIKHDDSLRIDEFPDILIKALIATEDRRFYDHWGIDPIGTARALTVNARGGGHVQGGSSLTQQLAKNLFLTNERSLQRKINEAFLALWLEWHLTKNEILKLYLDRAYMGGGTFGAVAAADYYFGKNLKDISLAEAAMLAGLFKAPTKYAPHVNLPAARARAADVLHNMVEAGYLTEGQIQSALRNPATPVTRSRDVSADYYLDWAFNEVKRLADEGKLKKERVLVVKTPLDLAIQRRADQAVENILRQFGDAFDVEQAALVTMDPDGGVRAMVGGSDYGQSQFNRATDALRQPGSSFKPYVYAAALSTGQWRPDSKVVDSPVCIGNWCPANYGRSFAGTVPLWIAVAKSINTIPVKLSIAMGKAMGETHEARAAKLGRAKIIDTARRMGLTTNLVDSVSLPIGSAEVTVLDQAAGYAVFASGGRRAKPYAAVEIRSSSGEVIYRHDANEPPPEQVLSSRVVADMNFMLNKVVEEGTGRKAAIEGVKTAGKSGTTNAYRDAWFVGYTGNLVTAVWYGNDDHSSTKNMTGGSLPAMTFHEVMAPAHQGIELKPLPGFESDKPGAVAANKAPAPAAPPGAPPGALSRRSFEVLGGIGNLFRTVEPAPGRAALREVGSAGSFAEGGRPAGRFATP, encoded by the coding sequence GTGCCGCTGAACTGGCTCTCCTCGCTCTGGGCCCGCCTTGGCCGCGGAGCCCTCGGGTTCGACGCGTGGCTGAACGCGAGCCTCTATGACGGCGGGCGCGGCCTCGGCGAATCCTACGAGCGCTTCTCGGAGGCGATGCGCCGCCGCTTCACCGTGCGGGGCGTCAAGCGCGTGGTCCTGGACCTCGCGAGCGAAGGCGTCACCCTGGCGCTCGGCGGCGCCTTCGTCATGGTCACCCTCGCCCAGCCCGCCTTCAACCAGACCAGCGAGAACTGGCTCAAGACCCAGGATCTCGCCGTGACCTTCCTCGACCGCTACGGGACCGAGGTCGGGCGGCGCGGCATCAAGCACGACGACTCGCTGCGCATCGACGAGTTTCCCGACATCCTGATCAAGGCCCTGATCGCGACCGAGGATCGGCGCTTCTACGACCACTGGGGCATCGACCCGATCGGGACGGCACGCGCGCTCACGGTCAATGCGCGGGGCGGCGGCCACGTGCAGGGCGGTTCCTCGCTCACCCAGCAGCTCGCCAAGAACCTCTTCCTCACCAACGAGCGCTCGCTCCAGCGCAAGATCAACGAGGCCTTCCTCGCCCTCTGGCTGGAATGGCACCTGACCAAGAACGAGATCCTCAAGCTCTATCTCGACCGCGCCTATATGGGCGGCGGCACCTTCGGCGCGGTGGCGGCGGCCGACTACTATTTCGGCAAGAACCTCAAGGACATCTCGCTCGCCGAGGCGGCCATGCTGGCGGGCCTGTTCAAGGCCCCGACCAAATACGCGCCGCACGTGAACCTGCCGGCCGCCCGCGCCCGGGCCGCGGACGTGCTCCACAACATGGTGGAGGCCGGCTACCTCACCGAGGGCCAGATCCAGTCGGCCTTGCGCAATCCGGCGACCCCGGTGACGCGCTCGCGCGACGTCAGCGCCGACTACTATCTCGACTGGGCCTTCAACGAGGTGAAGCGCCTCGCCGACGAGGGCAAGCTGAAGAAGGAACGGGTGCTCGTCGTCAAGACGCCCCTCGACCTCGCCATCCAGCGGCGGGCCGACCAGGCCGTCGAGAACATCCTGCGCCAGTTCGGCGATGCCTTCGACGTCGAGCAGGCCGCCCTCGTCACCATGGACCCGGACGGGGGCGTGCGGGCGATGGTGGGTGGCTCCGATTACGGCCAGAGCCAGTTCAACCGCGCGACGGACGCGCTCCGCCAGCCGGGCTCGTCGTTCAAGCCCTACGTCTACGCGGCGGCCCTCTCCACCGGACAGTGGCGGCCGGACAGCAAGGTGGTCGATTCCCCGGTCTGCATCGGCAATTGGTGCCCGGCGAATTACGGCCGCTCCTTCGCGGGCACCGTGCCCCTGTGGATCGCGGTCGCCAAGTCGATCAACACCATTCCGGTCAAGCTCTCGATCGCCATGGGCAAGGCCATGGGCGAGACCCACGAGGCGCGCGCCGCCAAGCTCGGCCGGGCCAAGATCATCGACACCGCCCGCCGGATGGGCCTCACCACGAACCTCGTCGATTCGGTCTCGCTGCCGATCGGCTCGGCGGAGGTGACGGTGCTCGACCAGGCCGCCGGCTACGCGGTTTTCGCCAGTGGTGGCCGCCGGGCGAAGCCCTATGCGGCGGTGGAGATCCGCTCCTCGTCCGGCGAGGTGATCTACCGCCACGATGCGAACGAGCCGCCGCCCGAGCAGGTGCTCTCGTCCCGCGTCGTGGCCGACATGAACTTCATGCTCAACAAGGTCGTGGAGGAAGGCACCGGCCGCAAGGCGGCGATCGAGGGCGTGAAGACGGCGGGCAAGTCCGGCACCACCAACGCCTACCGGGATGCGTGGTTCGTCGGCTACACGGGCAACCTCGTCACGGCGGTCTGGTACGGCAACGACGACCATTCCTCGACCAAGAACATGACCGGCGGCTCGCTGCCCGCCATGACCTTCCACGAGGTGATGGCCCCGGCCCACCAGGGCATCGAGCTCAAGCCGCTACCCGGCTTCGAGAGCGACAAGCCCGGCGCGGTCGCGGCCAACAAGGCGCCCGCGCCCGCGGCCCCGCCCGGGGCGCCGCCCGGCGCGCTCTCGCGGCGCTCCTTCGAGGTGCTGGGCGGCATCGGCAACCTGTTCCGCACCGTCGAGCCCGCTCCCGGCCGCGCCGCCCTGCGGGAGGTCGGCAGCGCCGGCAGCTTCGCGGAAGGCGGGCGCCCGGCCGGCCGCTTCGCGACGCCGTGA
- a CDS encoding DUF1491 family protein — MARLRSDFWVAAHLRRCAVEGVSAVQRRRGAPEAGAIFVKVDRLDGRADLYGPAPQALFDADDDGTRRFEALMREALPPDVEARIAKEVRFDPDLWIVEIDDREGRHLLDLAAER, encoded by the coding sequence ATGGCCCGCCTTCGCTCCGATTTCTGGGTCGCCGCCCATCTGCGCCGCTGCGCGGTCGAGGGCGTGAGCGCCGTCCAGCGGCGGCGGGGCGCGCCCGAGGCCGGGGCCATCTTCGTCAAGGTCGACCGGCTCGACGGCCGCGCCGATCTCTACGGCCCGGCCCCGCAGGCCCTGTTCGACGCCGACGACGACGGCACGCGGCGGTTCGAGGCGCTGATGCGGGAGGCCCTTCCGCCGGACGTGGAGGCCCGGATCGCCAAGGAGGTGCGGTTCGATCCCGATCTCTGGATCGTCGAGATCGACGACCGGGAGGGGCGCCACCTCCTCGATCTCGCCGCCGAGCGCTGA
- a CDS encoding ABC transporter substrate-binding protein encodes MRTLRRALARTTALAAALLCASGSWAAGASDGVVKIGILNDQSGVYADFGGRGSVEAAKMAVEDFGGQVLGAPIQIVDADHQNKPDIASNIARQWYDTDKVDAIMELTTSSVALAVQGLSHEKKKITIVDGAATTDLTGKQCTPYGFHWAYDTHALAVGTGGSLVETGGDTWFFLTADYAFGTALQADTTKYVEAKGGKVLGSVRHPLSAQDFSSFLLQAQGSGAKIIGLANAGLDTSNSIKQAAEFGIVQGGQRLAALLFTLAEVHGIGLKTAQGIVLTEGYYWDLDDRSRDFAKRYMARFGRMPSMIQAGTYSSVTHYLKAVRAAGTDETEAVAKAMRDLPVDDFFGRGGKVQANGRMVHDMYLFQVKSPAESKGPWDYYKLLATIPGDKAFLSAKDSGCPLTQ; translated from the coding sequence ATGAGGACACTGCGTCGGGCGCTCGCCCGCACCACCGCGCTCGCCGCCGCTCTGCTCTGCGCCTCCGGCAGCTGGGCCGCGGGGGCCTCGGACGGCGTCGTCAAGATCGGCATCCTCAACGACCAGTCGGGCGTCTACGCCGATTTCGGCGGGCGCGGCTCGGTCGAGGCGGCGAAGATGGCGGTCGAGGATTTCGGCGGGCAGGTGCTGGGTGCCCCAATCCAGATCGTCGACGCCGACCACCAGAACAAGCCCGACATCGCCTCCAACATCGCCCGGCAATGGTACGACACCGACAAGGTGGACGCGATCATGGAGCTGACGACCTCTTCGGTCGCGCTCGCCGTGCAGGGCCTCTCCCACGAGAAGAAGAAGATCACGATCGTGGACGGGGCCGCGACCACGGACCTCACGGGCAAGCAATGCACCCCGTACGGCTTCCATTGGGCCTACGACACTCACGCGCTCGCGGTCGGCACCGGCGGCTCCCTCGTCGAGACCGGCGGCGACACCTGGTTCTTCCTCACCGCCGACTACGCCTTCGGCACCGCGCTCCAGGCCGACACCACCAAATACGTGGAGGCCAAGGGCGGCAAGGTGCTGGGGAGCGTGCGCCATCCCCTGAGCGCGCAGGACTTCTCCTCGTTCCTGCTGCAGGCTCAAGGGTCGGGCGCCAAGATCATCGGGCTCGCCAATGCGGGCCTCGACACCTCGAACTCGATCAAGCAGGCAGCGGAGTTCGGCATCGTGCAGGGCGGGCAGCGCCTCGCGGCCCTGCTCTTCACCCTGGCGGAGGTGCACGGCATCGGCCTCAAGACCGCGCAGGGCATCGTGCTCACCGAGGGCTACTACTGGGACCTCGACGACCGCAGCCGCGACTTCGCCAAGCGCTACATGGCCCGCTTCGGGCGGATGCCGAGCATGATCCAGGCCGGCACCTATTCGTCGGTCACGCACTACCTCAAGGCCGTCCGGGCCGCGGGCACCGACGAGACCGAGGCCGTGGCGAAGGCGATGCGCGACCTGCCGGTCGACGACTTCTTCGGCCGCGGCGGCAAGGTGCAGGCGAACGGCCGCATGGTCCACGACATGTACCTGTTCCAGGTGAAGTCGCCGGCCGAATCGAAGGGGCCCTGGGACTATTACAAGCTCCTCGCCACGATTCCGGGCGACAAGGCGTTCCTGTCGGCCAAGGACAGCGGCTGCCCGTTGACGCAGTGA
- a CDS encoding DUF2336 domain-containing protein → MSRSAVDAVPDLSGLLELAQDRRLDMKPVLLRVQTDLFRAAPARDPGTIRAFESLACGLIPTVDAATAAMVAQKLAPLADTPQSVLKLLAAHGGEARDAVLALSPVLSTDLLDAVKNGPALDAVIARRGDLSRAVIDDLTLRDDPAVDLALAENGRARLDGPALERLVARARLRPDLAARLVARDDLPAVDLAPLYLESSPERRIAIREGIAARAALRPRSRPAVRGLGDALKTFALRGEGAAVEAELAAALGLRAVAWNFAEPRRRDLLALALKAAGLTEEEAVFLFLRLDPAIGRSVEAVFALADLFRTTEPATARDLLAAILGEEPAERVASPEQHRPLHGPASPKLRPAAPLLRPALPERTRKVQ, encoded by the coding sequence ATGTCACGCTCCGCCGTCGACGCCGTCCCGGACCTCTCCGGCCTCCTCGAATTGGCGCAGGATCGCCGGCTCGACATGAAGCCGGTTCTCCTGCGGGTGCAGACGGACCTGTTCCGTGCCGCTCCGGCCCGCGACCCGGGCACGATCCGGGCCTTCGAATCCCTGGCCTGCGGGCTGATCCCGACCGTGGACGCGGCCACCGCCGCGATGGTGGCGCAGAAGCTCGCGCCGCTCGCCGACACGCCGCAGAGCGTGCTGAAGCTGCTCGCCGCCCATGGCGGGGAGGCCCGTGACGCCGTGCTCGCGCTCAGCCCCGTCCTCTCGACGGACCTGCTCGACGCGGTCAAGAACGGTCCGGCCCTCGACGCGGTGATCGCGCGCCGGGGCGACCTCAGCCGCGCGGTGATCGACGACCTGACCCTGCGCGACGATCCGGCGGTCGACCTCGCCCTTGCGGAGAACGGCCGGGCCCGGCTCGACGGTCCCGCTCTGGAGCGCCTCGTCGCCCGCGCCCGCCTGCGCCCGGACCTCGCCGCCCGGCTCGTCGCCCGCGACGATCTGCCGGCGGTCGACCTCGCGCCTCTCTATCTGGAGTCCTCGCCCGAGCGCCGCATCGCCATCCGGGAGGGAATCGCCGCCCGGGCGGCCCTGCGGCCCCGCTCGCGTCCGGCCGTCCGCGGCCTCGGCGACGCCCTCAAGACCTTCGCGCTGCGAGGGGAGGGGGCAGCGGTCGAGGCGGAGCTCGCCGCGGCGCTCGGCTTGCGTGCGGTGGCCTGGAACTTCGCCGAGCCGCGGCGCCGGGATCTCCTGGCGCTTGCCCTCAAGGCGGCCGGGCTCACCGAGGAGGAGGCGGTGTTCCTCTTCCTGCGCCTCGATCCGGCGATCGGCCGCTCGGTCGAGGCGGTGTTCGCGCTCGCCGACCTCTTCCGGACGACCGAGCCCGCGACCGCCCGGGACCTCCTGGCGGCGATCCTGGGCGAGGAGCCGGCCGAGCGGGTCGCCTCGCCCGAGCAGCACCGGCCGCTGCACGGCCCGGCTTCGCCGAAGCTGCGCCCGGCCGCGCCGCTCCTGCGCCCGGCCCTGCCGGAGCGCACGCGCAAGGTGCAGTGA
- a CDS encoding peptidoglycan-binding domain-containing protein → MPEVPARPPDPDLTLTPEARPLPRPRGGSARRGPAPRPAPPRALARLREGLNAVLRHPVGIVGGVLVLAATAAVAVNALSFQTGRHPAPLFAKFDAKPDAKAGARSDAKPGTAAAPAPRPAKAALKPPDPKPPETSHDGIGELIKGDAQSTASVALRDGTPKPPSASRKSLASLPPPRPRAEAPPAPPIAAQPKPSVKKAEAAREAGARKPDPQVMFAQKALVKLGYGPLAIDGVAGPATRAAITRFERERHLPGRPDVANRTLKELASRSGLRPE, encoded by the coding sequence ATGCCCGAGGTGCCCGCCCGGCCCCCCGATCCGGACCTGACGCTCACGCCCGAAGCGAGGCCGTTGCCGCGCCCCCGGGGCGGATCGGCCCGGCGTGGTCCCGCACCCCGGCCGGCACCGCCGCGCGCCCTCGCGCGCCTGCGCGAGGGCCTCAATGCGGTGCTGCGCCACCCGGTCGGCATCGTCGGCGGCGTCCTCGTGCTCGCCGCCACGGCGGCGGTGGCCGTCAACGCGCTGAGCTTCCAGACCGGCCGCCACCCGGCCCCGCTCTTCGCCAAGTTCGACGCCAAGCCCGACGCCAAGGCCGGGGCCAGATCCGATGCCAAGCCCGGCACCGCGGCCGCCCCGGCGCCCCGGCCGGCCAAGGCGGCCCTGAAGCCTCCGGACCCCAAGCCCCCGGAGACGTCCCACGACGGCATCGGCGAGCTGATCAAGGGCGACGCACAATCCACCGCCTCGGTCGCGCTCCGCGACGGGACGCCGAAGCCCCCCTCCGCCAGCCGGAAGTCCCTGGCCTCCCTTCCGCCCCCGCGGCCGCGGGCGGAGGCGCCGCCTGCACCACCCATTGCCGCGCAGCCCAAGCCCTCGGTGAAGAAGGCCGAGGCGGCCCGGGAGGCGGGCGCGCGCAAACCCGACCCGCAGGTGATGTTCGCCCAGAAGGCGCTGGTGAAGCTCGGCTACGGCCCCCTGGCGATCGACGGGGTGGCCGGCCCGGCCACCCGCGCGGCGATCACACGCTTCGAGCGGGAGCGGCACCTGCCCGGCAGGCCGGACGTCGCCAACCGCACGCTGAAGGAGCTGGCGAGCCGCTCGGGCCTCAGGCCGGAGTGA
- a CDS encoding EAL domain-containing protein, translated as MAPTSGRRAEGPSAGLVSLCLATLLGGGLCLTVAFLSAPALGVTAGLALAWATGASVAAGLAWRRAGRAVAQMEKLSGEMDVLSRRLLAIEQRPGPAPGPDAPRPDRLAEEVAEVTAEIGLLGGIVRELAVTVAAQDGEIARLKERAAPAPAFPPSAPAARPVAAAAPAPQPVPAILPRSAPLPPSAPLRPFVPEPALPGPETRPASDAAAAQRQEEILTALTEGGLEVHLQPIVSLPQRKVAFYEALARLSVGGARLTPAEFMPTLERHGRTTELDRLMLARVTAISRQLAARGSAAAVAYALSPSSLFEPGFLRALGRLIEAHPELAGRLILALPQRSLRSLDAEQAAALAALRERILLALDRAVDLRFDGPALAAQGIAYVKVPADLLLGRSAPGADLAAEDLAAALARVGLRLIAEGVERESDVPDLIDLDLPLAQGSVFSPPRVVRPEVLSPPPEPGPPEEGPPVRRSFRDFLRRAV; from the coding sequence ATGGCCCCCACGAGCGGCCGTCGTGCCGAAGGGCCTTCCGCGGGATTGGTTTCTCTCTGTCTCGCCACGCTCCTCGGCGGCGGCCTGTGCCTCACCGTCGCCTTCCTGTCGGCTCCCGCCCTCGGGGTGACGGCGGGTCTCGCCCTGGCCTGGGCGACCGGCGCGAGCGTGGCGGCGGGCCTCGCGTGGCGGCGGGCGGGCCGCGCCGTGGCCCAGATGGAGAAGCTCTCGGGAGAGATGGACGTGCTGTCGCGGCGCCTGCTCGCCATCGAGCAGCGGCCCGGCCCCGCGCCGGGGCCCGACGCGCCCCGGCCGGACCGGCTGGCCGAGGAGGTGGCGGAGGTGACGGCGGAGATCGGCCTCCTCGGCGGCATCGTGCGCGAGCTCGCGGTCACCGTCGCGGCCCAGGACGGCGAGATCGCCCGGCTGAAGGAGCGCGCCGCCCCCGCTCCGGCTTTTCCGCCTTCGGCCCCCGCGGCGCGGCCGGTTGCCGCAGCGGCCCCCGCTCCCCAGCCGGTGCCCGCGATCCTGCCGCGCTCCGCGCCCCTTCCGCCCTCCGCGCCCTTGCGTCCCTTCGTGCCCGAGCCGGCACTGCCGGGGCCCGAAACCCGGCCCGCCTCCGATGCCGCCGCGGCGCAGCGCCAGGAGGAGATCCTGACGGCGCTCACCGAGGGCGGGCTGGAGGTGCATCTCCAGCCCATCGTGAGCCTGCCGCAACGCAAGGTGGCGTTCTACGAGGCGCTGGCGCGCCTGAGCGTCGGAGGCGCCCGCCTCACCCCGGCCGAGTTCATGCCGACGCTCGAACGGCACGGCCGCACCACCGAACTCGACCGGCTGATGCTCGCCCGCGTGACCGCGATCAGCCGCCAGCTCGCCGCGCGCGGGAGCGCGGCGGCGGTGGCCTATGCGCTCTCGCCGAGTTCGCTGTTCGAGCCGGGCTTCCTGCGCGCGCTCGGGCGCCTCATCGAGGCGCATCCGGAACTCGCCGGCCGGCTGATCCTCGCCCTGCCGCAGCGCAGCCTGCGCAGCCTGGACGCCGAGCAGGCCGCGGCGCTCGCTGCCCTGCGCGAGCGGATCCTGCTCGCCCTCGACCGGGCGGTGGACCTGCGCTTCGACGGGCCGGCCCTCGCCGCGCAGGGCATCGCCTACGTGAAGGTCCCGGCCGACCTGCTGCTCGGCCGCTCCGCTCCGGGCGCGGATCTCGCGGCGGAGGATCTCGCGGCGGCGCTGGCGCGGGTGGGCCTGCGCCTCATCGCCGAGGGCGTCGAGCGCGAGAGCGACGTGCCGGACCTCATCGACCTCGACCTGCCGCTCGCGCAGGGGAGCGTCTTCTCGCCGCCGCGGGTTGTCCGTCCCGAGGTGCTCTCGCCCCCGCCCGAGCCCGGGCCGCCGGAGGAGGGTCCGCCGGTGCGGCGGTCGTTCCGGGACTTCCTGCGCCGGGCGGTATGA